The genomic stretch GTAACTGACTTCTGTTTTTTTAGGATCAAGGATCTTAAACAATTGTTTTAAATACGTTTCTGCATTCTGTTTCACTTGTTCGGGAGTGAGCTGTTTTCTCGTTTCCGACTTTCCCGTTGGGTCGCCAATTTGACCAGTGAAATCGCCAATCACCAATTGTACAATATGTCCTAAATCTTGGAATTGTTTTAGTTTTTGCAAGGGTACTGTATGACCAATGTGAATGTCAGGTGCAGATGGATCTAAGCCTAACTTAACTTTTAATGGTGTTGTTTTCTTGATGGCTCTCGCTAGTTTTTGTTTAAATTCATCTTCGGGGATGATTTCCACTGCCCCCCGGCTTAAAATCGCCCATTGTCGTGCTAATTCTTCCTGTTGTTCTTTCGTTAATTCGATCTCGTTCATGATTTTTACCTCCACTTGATTTATCCTTTCGATATTTTTAACAGTAAAAAAACTCCCATCGAAGTCCTTTCGAAGACGTAGTCGAGTCCTTCTTTTGCGGAAGTTTTTTATGCCGATCGTTCAAGTTTAACTTTACTTTATTAATTTAATGAAGTTAAACTTTCCTATGCGGTAAAAAAAACCACATCCCTGTACTTAGGGACGTGGTTTGAATACGTGGTACCACCCTAATCTAAGAATAGAACAAACGCTATTCTCCTCATTTTCATAACGGTATGTGCCGGAATAGACTACTTCATTTCATCTATTCAGTTCAAGTGGGTAATTCAGCTTTCCTGTTGTACTGGTTTGCACCATCCACCAGCTCTCTGAAAAGCAATTCCAGTAAGCCTACTTTCCACTCTCATTACTTTTTTCAACTTCATTGCAAGGATTATATGTTCTATAAGTTTTGCAAAATTATAGCATAAAAATTGATTTATCGCAAATTTCATATTATAAAACTCAAAATTACAATTTAGAATGATTAGATAAACCAATTGAAAAAATTAGATTCTTTAATTCAAGTTTATACATTCCTACTTCTGCTTTTATTGTTTTATCAATGAACTACCGAATAACTTGAGTCAACTATTTGTGTGAGGATTTTTATCTACATATGTTGGATATGAAAAACGAATTTTGTTACAATAAAAAACGATTCTTAGCAAATGAATTAAATTGTAGGAGGTTGGAAATGAAACAACTGCCAAGTTACATCAAAAAAGAGAATGATATATATTGGCTTACTGAAGACGAACGTGAAAATCTAAAAATTAGTTATCGTATTAGGGAGATCGTTTACTTCGAAAAATCTCCTTATCAAGATGTCATGATTTTGGATTCTTATGATTTTGGCCGTATGCTCGTTCTTGATGGTGTGGTCCAAACTACGTCAATAGACGGCTATATCTATAATGAGATGATCTCTCATATCCCATTGAATTTTCATCCTAACCCAAAACGGGTCTTGATCATTGGTGGTGGGGATTTAGGCGCCGCACAGGAAGTTACCAAATATGATCAAGTAGAAAAAATTGATCTCGTTGAAATTGATCAACTAGTCGTTGAAGCTAGCAAAAAATATTTATCTGAAATCTCCGGGGATCTCTCAGATCCACGTGTTGAATTGATTTATCATGATGGAGTTGAATTTGTAAAAAACCATCACAACCAGTATGATGTTATTATTGTTGACTCTTCTGATCCCATTGGGCCAGCCAAACAATTATTTGAATATGAATTTTACCATCATATATATCGAGCATTGAAAGAAGATGGAATTATGGTTTGTCAAAGTCAATCCCCACTCTTACATTTTGATGTTCTTAAACAAACGTATAAACATATTCAAACTCTTTTTCCGATTACCCGTTTATATATGACGACTGTTCCCACATATCCGGGAGGATTTTGGAGTTTCACCCTTGGATCAAAGAAGTACGATCAATTACTTCCAAATATTCCTTTTGATAAACAAACTCGTTATGTCAATAAAGATATTTTATATCATAGTTTTTCTCTACCAGAATTTGTTCACCATAAATTAAACGAAATTTAAAGATAAAAATGACTCTCCCTACTTTTTCAAAAGCGTTTGGTTAAGGTGAGAGTCTTTTCTTTTTTCACCTACGAATGTACCCAACAAAAGTAAGACGAGTTTATGATATAATACTGCTCATGAAGGGGGAATAGATATGTCTCAAACCAATTCACCGAATAAAAATAAAAACAGAAAAAGGGAATGGAAACACATTTTGAAATACGGGCTTATTGCACTCTTTGTCATGATTTTCCTTGGGATTGGAACCGCAGCAGGTTTGGTCGCAGCCGTCGTTAAAGATGAACCTGTGCGCAGCGATGAAGAAATTCGAAACCAAGTTTTTAAAAATAATTTAGTCTCATCTGTTTTTTGGGCAGATGGAGAAAAGATCGGCGATTTTAAAACAGATGAAGTTCGTGTTTTTGTACCATATGATCAAATTTCCGATAATGTGAAAAATGCGGTGATCGCGATTGAGGACAGAGATTTTCGTAATCATAATGGTATTAACCTAAAAGCGATCGCCCGTGCTGCACTTCAGCAATTATCAGGTAGTGAAGTTCAAACTGGTGGTAGTACGATTACGCAACAGTTAGCCAAAAATACATTTTTTTCTTTAGAAAAAACTTATACACGAAAGACTAAAGAAATTTTACTTGCTTTACGAATGGAACGAGTATTATCAAAAGATGAAATTCTAACAGCCTATCTCAATAAAATCCCATTTGGAAAAGCAGCAAATCTTAAAAATGTTTACGGAATTCAG from Tepidibacillus fermentans encodes the following:
- the speE gene encoding polyamine aminopropyltransferase encodes the protein MKQLPSYIKKENDIYWLTEDERENLKISYRIREIVYFEKSPYQDVMILDSYDFGRMLVLDGVVQTTSIDGYIYNEMISHIPLNFHPNPKRVLIIGGGDLGAAQEVTKYDQVEKIDLVEIDQLVVEASKKYLSEISGDLSDPRVELIYHDGVEFVKNHHNQYDVIIVDSSDPIGPAKQLFEYEFYHHIYRALKEDGIMVCQSQSPLLHFDVLKQTYKHIQTLFPITRLYMTTVPTYPGGFWSFTLGSKKYDQLLPNIPFDKQTRYVNKDILYHSFSLPEFVHHKLNEI